One Catenulispora sp. GP43 genomic window, TTGCCGACGTGTCCGCTCTCCTCGACCACCCGGTGCGCCTGGTCTGCCTGCTCAACCGGCAGCACCCGGTCGACGACGACCCGGAAGCGGCCCTGCTCGATCAGCGGCCACACCGCCTCCCGCGCCGCCGCGACGATCTGCGCTTTCTCTTCAGACGGCCGGGCGCGCAGTGTGGTTGCACTGATACTCGCCCGCTTGCGCAGCAGGGTGTTCAGGTTCACCTCGCCCTTGACACCGCCCTGCAGGCCGATGATCACCAGCCTGCCACCCACCGCCAGCGCCTGGACGTTGCGGTCCAGGTAGGCGGCGCCCATGTTGTCCAGGATCACGTCCACGCCGCGGCCGTCGGTGACCTCGGCCACCGTCTCCACGAAATCCTCGTCCCGGTAGTTCACCGCGACGTCGGCGCCGAGCTCGCGGCAGGCCTTCAGCTTCGCGGCGCTGCCGGCCGTCACGATCACCCGTGCGCCGAGCTCGTGCGCGAGCTGGATCGCGGTGGTCCCGATGCCGCTGGAGCCGCCGTGGACCAGCAGCGTCTGGCCGGCCTCGAGCCCGGCGAGCATGAAGACGTTCGACCAGACGGTGCACACCGTCTCCATCAGCCCGCCGGCATCCAGCGCGCTCATGCCCGTCGGCAACGGCGCGACCTGCCCCGCGGGCACCGCGACGAGCTCGGCGTACCCGCCGCCGGCCAGCAGCGCCACGACCTCGTCCCCGGGCACGAACCCGCCGACCCCGGCACCGACCTCGACGACCCGCCCGGAGCACTCCAGCCCCGGATAGGGCGAGGCACCCGGCGGCGGCGTGTAGAAGCCCATGCGCTGCAGGATGTCGGCCCGGTTCACCGCGGTCGCGGTGACCTGGATCAGCACCTCGCCGGCCGCCACGACCGGATCGGGCACCTCCGCCCACACCAACTGCTCCGGTCCGCCCGGCTCTGCGATCGTGATGGCGCGCATGACTTCACCCTAGCGAGACCCGTGCACAAGGGCCGGATCCGGGCGGGAGGACGGCTCTGGGCGGGACACCTGACCACGACTGGGGCCGCTGGGAACCTTGAGGCGCGATTGTTCCCCCATTCGGTCGACAACGAGTAAAAACCCGCCAGTAGCACTTGGCACCGACCTTGATCGGTCGTAGAAAGAAAGCAAGGCCCGGCGACCTCCCAACTCAAAGAGAAGGAATGGTTTGGCACAAGGCCGCTCGACCTCGACATCGAATCGGGAACCCACGCAAAGACCGACCCCTTAAGGGGCCAGCCAGCCAGGCAGACGGAGAGAAACCGCGAG contains:
- a CDS encoding NAD(P)H-quinone oxidoreductase; this encodes MRAITIAEPGGPEQLVWAEVPDPVVAAGEVLIQVTATAVNRADILQRMGFYTPPPGASPYPGLECSGRVVEVGAGVGGFVPGDEVVALLAGGGYAELVAVPAGQVAPLPTGMSALDAGGLMETVCTVWSNVFMLAGLEAGQTLLVHGGSSGIGTTAIQLAHELGARVIVTAGSAAKLKACRELGADVAVNYRDEDFVETVAEVTDGRGVDVILDNMGAAYLDRNVQALAVGGRLVIIGLQGGVKGEVNLNTLLRKRASISATTLRARPSEEKAQIVAAAREAVWPLIEQGRFRVVVDRVLPVEQADQAHRVVEESGHVGKVVLDVAAGRSSS